A stretch of the Tardiphaga sp. 709 genome encodes the following:
- a CDS encoding ABC transporter permease subunit, whose protein sequence is MSIVEILPRVRSFRLPRIDGLTQWIVPLVILLVWQAACVTGYVPARVMPAPTDVALAGWKLLVSGELAQNIWVSFWRASVGFLIGGTIGFAFGLANGLSQLSSKLTDTTLQMVRNVPHLALIPLVILWFGIDESAKLFLVALGVFFPIYLNTLHGIRTVDPQLIEMGRIYGMRNSELFRRVIFPGALPSIFVGVRFALGIMWLTLIVAETIAASSGLGYMAMQAREFMQIDVVVLSILIYALLGKVADSASRALERLTLSWHPAFQKH, encoded by the coding sequence ATGAGCATCGTTGAAATCCTTCCCCGCGTTCGCAGCTTTCGTTTGCCGCGCATCGATGGCCTGACCCAATGGATCGTGCCACTGGTCATCTTGCTCGTCTGGCAGGCCGCGTGCGTCACCGGCTACGTGCCGGCGCGGGTGATGCCGGCACCGACCGATGTTGCCTTGGCCGGGTGGAAGCTGCTGGTCTCGGGCGAACTCGCCCAGAATATCTGGGTGTCGTTCTGGCGTGCATCCGTCGGCTTCCTGATCGGCGGCACCATCGGCTTTGCCTTCGGTCTGGCCAACGGTCTGTCCCAGCTCAGCAGCAAGCTCACCGACACGACGCTGCAGATGGTGCGCAACGTGCCGCATCTGGCGCTGATCCCGCTGGTGATCCTGTGGTTCGGCATCGATGAATCGGCCAAGCTGTTCCTAGTCGCGCTTGGCGTATTCTTCCCGATCTATCTCAACACGCTGCACGGCATTCGCACGGTTGATCCGCAGCTGATCGAGATGGGCCGCATCTATGGCATGCGCAACAGCGAACTGTTCCGCCGGGTGATCTTCCCGGGCGCGCTGCCGTCGATCTTCGTCGGCGTGCGCTTTGCGCTCGGCATTATGTGGCTGACGCTCATCGTGGCCGAAACCATCGCGGCCTCGTCGGGCCTTGGCTACATGGCGATGCAGGCGCGCGAATTCATGCAGATCGACGTCGTGGTGCTGAGCATCCTGATCTATGCCCTGCTGGGCAAGGTCGCCGACAGCGCCTCGCGCGCGCTGGAACGGCTGACATTGTCCTGGCATCCGGCCTTTCAGAAACACTGA
- the ssuD gene encoding FMNH2-dependent alkanesulfonate monooxygenase, with the protein MSNPSKANVLWFLPTHGDGRYLASTHGAREIDFKYLRQIAQAADQLGYFGVLLPTGRSCEDSWVVASAVAPWTEQLRYLVAVRPGLQSPSVAARMTATLDRVTNGRLLINVVTGGDPVENKGDGIFLPHDERYAVTREFLNVYNDLLAGKTVNVQGKHIQIEDGRLIFPPVQSPRPPLYFGGSSDAGIDVAVDTVDKYLTWGEPPALVAEKVARVKAAAEKRGRKLSFGIRLHVVVRETNEAAWKAADELIQYVTDDVIANAQKTLARQDSVGQQRMMQLHGGRRDKLEISPNLWAGVGLVRGGAGTALVGDAQTVAARIKEYQDVGVDTFIMSGYPHLEEAYRFAELVFPLLSLQQHDNVTSLRSRTGPIGEIVANEHRAQSAS; encoded by the coding sequence ATGAGCAATCCATCAAAAGCCAATGTTCTCTGGTTCCTGCCGACCCACGGCGATGGACGCTATTTGGCATCGACCCATGGTGCGCGCGAGATCGACTTCAAATATCTCCGTCAGATCGCGCAGGCCGCCGATCAGCTGGGCTATTTCGGCGTGCTGCTGCCGACCGGGCGAAGCTGCGAAGACTCCTGGGTCGTCGCATCCGCTGTGGCTCCGTGGACCGAACAGCTTCGCTATCTCGTCGCCGTCCGACCGGGCCTGCAATCGCCGAGCGTCGCCGCACGCATGACCGCAACCCTGGACCGCGTCACCAACGGTCGTCTCCTGATCAATGTCGTGACCGGCGGCGATCCCGTCGAGAACAAGGGCGACGGCATCTTCCTGCCGCATGACGAGCGCTATGCCGTCACCCGCGAATTCCTCAACGTCTATAACGACCTGTTGGCCGGCAAGACCGTCAATGTCCAGGGCAAGCACATCCAGATCGAGGACGGTCGCCTGATTTTCCCGCCGGTGCAGTCGCCGCGCCCGCCGCTGTATTTCGGCGGCTCGTCGGATGCCGGCATCGATGTCGCGGTGGACACCGTCGACAAATATCTCACCTGGGGCGAGCCGCCGGCGCTGGTCGCCGAGAAGGTTGCGCGCGTCAAGGCTGCTGCCGAGAAGCGCGGCCGCAAGCTGTCTTTCGGCATCCGTCTTCATGTGGTCGTGCGCGAGACCAATGAGGCGGCATGGAAGGCTGCCGACGAACTCATTCAATATGTCACCGACGACGTCATCGCCAACGCGCAGAAGACATTGGCGCGGCAGGACTCGGTCGGCCAGCAGCGCATGATGCAGCTGCATGGCGGACGTCGCGACAAGCTCGAGATCAGCCCGAATCTCTGGGCCGGCGTTGGCCTCGTGCGTGGCGGAGCCGGTACGGCGCTGGTCGGCGATGCGCAGACGGTGGCGGCGCGCATCAAGGAATATCAGGACGTCGGCGTCGATACCTTCATCATGTCCGGCTATCCGCATCTCGAGGAAGCCTATCGCTTCGCCGAGCTGGTCTTCCCGCTGCTGTCGCTGCAACAGCACGACAACGTCACATCGCTACGTTCGCGCACTGGCCCGATCGGCGAAATCGTCGCCAATGAGCATCGCGCGCAGAGCGCCTCGTAA
- a CDS encoding putative bifunctional diguanylate cyclase/phosphodiesterase, with the protein MLREIVRMLPASVTVQDDQGDFLLVNDAAAIQFNASADQFNRPDPQSDFLVQALAHRRATALDLLQSGRSAVFEERVNSERDRRVFLTTHRPARIGDRSVILSSATDVSRQKEMEEELFRRAYYDELTDLPTRRVIEKHVGDIIGHSGETSHFALAFLDIDNFKHINDYYGHSVGDALLVQFAKRLALDLRGTDMLSRISGDEFLLLLNPIQSQQEVAEYLELLVQRLRAPFFIDGSEVFASASIGVSLYPEHGRNYDALHQNADIAMYRVKNETKGAAVFFDSSMESEALTRMATEQSLRLAILDKRFCCAFQPKVDIRSLEIKGIEALVRLRNDDGVIQAPSTFINLAVELGLIDELTHLVLAEIMKSIDLIDETFGATASISINVAAKQAGNPEFMRAFARAIEETGCPTRFMVEVTEDAFVAKTHFQDDILPMFRALGVGISIDDFGVGYSSLSALADITADEIKIDRSFITDIHKRPRSRGILRAIESLSEALGMTVIAEGVETFEELAYLQAATKIRYAQGYYFSKPIFLEELQPQARTSSDVRSAPSARPAADARPAYSRSGGRGS; encoded by the coding sequence ATGTTGCGCGAGATCGTACGCATGCTACCGGCCTCCGTCACTGTGCAAGACGATCAGGGCGACTTTCTGCTGGTGAACGATGCCGCGGCAATCCAGTTCAATGCATCGGCAGACCAGTTCAACAGACCCGATCCGCAATCGGATTTTCTGGTGCAGGCACTGGCGCATCGACGCGCGACTGCACTCGACCTGCTGCAATCCGGCCGCTCCGCGGTGTTCGAGGAACGCGTCAATTCCGAACGCGACAGGCGGGTATTCCTGACCACACATCGCCCGGCGCGAATCGGTGACCGCAGCGTGATACTGTCCAGCGCCACCGACGTGAGCCGGCAGAAGGAGATGGAAGAAGAGCTGTTTCGCCGCGCTTATTACGACGAATTGACCGATCTGCCGACGCGGCGCGTGATCGAGAAACATGTCGGCGACATCATTGGCCATTCCGGCGAGACATCACATTTCGCGCTGGCCTTCCTCGACATCGACAATTTCAAGCACATCAACGACTATTACGGTCACAGCGTCGGTGATGCGCTGCTGGTGCAGTTCGCCAAGCGGCTGGCGCTCGACCTGCGCGGCACCGACATGCTGTCGCGCATCTCCGGTGATGAATTCCTGCTGCTGCTGAACCCGATCCAGAGCCAGCAGGAGGTCGCCGAATATCTGGAACTGCTAGTACAGCGGCTGCGCGCGCCGTTCTTCATCGACGGATCCGAAGTATTCGCCTCCGCCTCGATCGGTGTCAGCCTCTATCCCGAACACGGCCGCAACTACGACGCGCTGCATCAAAACGCCGATATCGCGATGTATCGCGTGAAGAATGAGACCAAGGGCGCTGCGGTGTTCTTCGACTCCAGCATGGAGAGCGAGGCGCTGACCCGCATGGCCACCGAACAGTCATTGCGGCTGGCGATTCTCGACAAGCGGTTCTGCTGCGCGTTTCAGCCGAAGGTCGATATCCGCAGCCTGGAGATCAAGGGTATCGAGGCCCTGGTGCGGCTGCGTAACGACGATGGCGTGATCCAGGCGCCCAGCACCTTCATCAATCTGGCCGTCGAACTCGGCCTGATTGACGAGCTCACCCATCTGGTGCTCGCCGAGATCATGAAGTCGATCGACCTGATCGACGAGACCTTCGGCGCCACGGCCAGTATCAGCATCAATGTTGCCGCCAAACAGGCTGGCAATCCGGAATTCATGCGCGCCTTTGCGAGGGCGATCGAGGAGACAGGCTGCCCGACGCGCTTCATGGTCGAAGTGACCGAAGACGCATTCGTCGCCAAGACGCATTTCCAGGACGACATCCTGCCGATGTTCCGCGCGCTCGGCGTCGGCATCTCTATCGACGATTTCGGCGTCGGCTATTCGTCGCTGTCGGCGCTGGCGGATATCACCGCCGACGAAATCAAGATCGACCGCTCCTTCATTACGGACATTCACAAGCGCCCGCGCAGCCGGGGCATCCTCCGCGCCATCGAGTCGCTCAGCGAAGCGCTGGGCATGACGGTGATCGCCGAAGGCGTCGAGACCTTCGAGGAACTGGCCTATCTTCAGGCCGCAACCAAGATCCGCTATGCGCAGGGCTATTATTTCTCCAAGCCGATTTTTCTGGAAGAACTGCAGCCCCAGGCGCGCACCAGTAGCGACGTGCGCAGCGCACCATCGGCTCGCCCGGCAGCAGATGCCCGCCCGGCCTATTCCCGCTCCGGTGGACGGGGCTCCTAG
- a CDS encoding YccF domain-containing protein, translated as MPVVPLFLNILWIVFGGLGMAVGWLIAAVVMAITIIGLPWARAAFNIAAYTLLPFGQRAVDREAVTGRGDIGTGVFGLIGNIIWLVLAGWWLAIGHLLAALALAITIVGIPFAWAHLKLAGIALWPIGKVIVPA; from the coding sequence ATGCCCGTCGTCCCGCTGTTTCTGAATATCCTCTGGATCGTGTTCGGCGGATTGGGAATGGCGGTCGGCTGGCTGATCGCAGCCGTTGTCATGGCCATCACCATCATCGGCCTGCCCTGGGCCCGCGCCGCCTTCAATATCGCCGCCTATACGCTGCTGCCCTTCGGCCAGCGCGCCGTTGACCGCGAGGCTGTCACCGGCCGCGGCGACATCGGCACGGGCGTGTTCGGCCTGATCGGCAATATCATCTGGCTGGTGCTGGCCGGCTGGTGGCTGGCGATCGGCCATCTGCTCGCTGCACTGGCACTGGCCATCACCATCGTCGGCATTCCCTTTGCCTGGGCACATCTGAAGCTCGCCGGCATCGCGCTCTGGCCGATCGGCAAGGTCATCGTACCGGCCTAA
- a CDS encoding polysaccharide deacetylase family protein codes for MRKLPFLIVAGSFTAVVAAGAGAWHFFGPAGAQTSAKADKSELTTASIDTRAPKSNSTAPTEPPPRVQAVAAAPAAAPMPAAPAVEKRPTIAKPVCNNPNALGVSRTVQIDTTGGPGLGMSQYRDYDFLQPGEVVLTFDDGPWPVTTPAVLAALSAQCVQAVFFPIGKHATWHPAVLKQVIAAGHSVGTHTWSHQNLATKTPQEAKDEIERGISAITLMAGQPLSPFFRFPQLRQNAELKAYLAERNIAAFSIDIDSEDFRIHNAGKLVASVMEKLKKKGKGIILMHDLHKWSAAAVPDLLAQLKAGGYKVVHIRAKDTLPTIASYDAAIAAELQPVKTSNARPISNVIQTVD; via the coding sequence ATGCGTAAACTTCCTTTTTTGATCGTTGCAGGTTCTTTCACGGCGGTCGTCGCTGCAGGTGCTGGCGCCTGGCATTTCTTCGGGCCCGCCGGCGCTCAGACCAGCGCGAAAGCGGATAAAAGCGAGCTCACCACCGCCTCGATCGACACGCGCGCGCCGAAATCGAATTCGACCGCACCGACCGAACCGCCGCCGCGCGTGCAGGCTGTCGCAGCCGCACCGGCTGCCGCGCCGATGCCCGCCGCTCCGGCCGTGGAGAAGCGCCCAACCATCGCCAAGCCGGTCTGCAACAATCCGAACGCGCTCGGCGTGTCCCGCACCGTACAGATCGACACCACCGGCGGCCCCGGCCTCGGCATGTCGCAATATCGCGATTATGACTTCCTGCAGCCCGGTGAAGTCGTGCTGACCTTCGATGACGGCCCGTGGCCGGTGACGACGCCTGCCGTGCTGGCTGCGCTCAGCGCGCAATGCGTGCAGGCCGTGTTCTTCCCGATCGGCAAGCATGCCACCTGGCATCCCGCGGTGTTGAAGCAGGTGATTGCAGCCGGTCATTCGGTTGGCACCCATACCTGGTCGCACCAGAATCTGGCGACCAAGACCCCGCAGGAAGCCAAGGACGAGATCGAGCGCGGCATCAGCGCCATCACTCTGATGGCCGGCCAGCCGCTGTCGCCCTTCTTCCGCTTCCCGCAATTGCGCCAGAATGCGGAACTGAAGGCCTATCTCGCCGAGCGCAATATCGCCGCCTTCTCCATCGACATCGATTCCGAGGACTTCCGCATCCACAATGCCGGCAAGCTGGTCGCCTCGGTGATGGAAAAGCTGAAGAAGAAGGGCAAAGGCATCATCCTGATGCATGACCTGCACAAGTGGTCTGCGGCTGCCGTGCCGGACCTGCTCGCCCAGCTCAAGGCCGGCGGTTACAAGGTCGTGCATATCCGCGCCAAGGACACCCTGCCGACGATCGCAAGCTACGACGCCGCCATCGCCGCCGAGCTGCAGCCGGTGAAAACCAGCAACGCCCGCCCGATTTCCAACGTGATCCAGACGGTCGACTAG
- a CDS encoding acyltransferase yields the protein MLSNLQVLRGIAALGVVFFHTGYKFAGDWHTEFFGVSTFFVISGFIMCFITRKGDDDFLTKRLERIAPLYWLCTAVLLVVMFGSALLEAATWAKPLDGRSSEPLWAYVGRSLMFAPIGDKYPILNVGWSLNYEVYFYLIFAAALAISRRLAPLIVVGGLVALNYAAAIVCTAAACHYLSFDYTKFFIAGIAIFYALQVFAPAAPQRFIVWIGATLVTLCYGSQFVGPLWANSVTPSVYMALAAAAPVVIVASALFAEYAGGAITWQPLILIGNASYAIYLTHPIVFDVMKTGNERWLQLPTPEASTMMMLCYVAIAGGAGIIVHLAIENPLLRVIRRRRQPGIKTLASGCGLDAVGRQHQAA from the coding sequence ATGCTGTCAAATCTGCAGGTGTTACGCGGCATAGCTGCCCTTGGCGTTGTGTTCTTCCACACCGGCTACAAGTTCGCGGGCGATTGGCACACCGAATTCTTCGGGGTCTCCACCTTCTTTGTCATCTCCGGCTTCATCATGTGTTTCATCACCCGGAAGGGGGATGACGATTTTCTCACCAAGCGCCTGGAGCGGATCGCACCGCTCTATTGGCTGTGCACAGCCGTGCTTCTTGTCGTGATGTTCGGGTCTGCGTTGCTTGAGGCAGCGACATGGGCAAAGCCGCTGGATGGCCGCTCGTCCGAGCCGCTCTGGGCCTATGTCGGCCGCAGCCTGATGTTCGCGCCGATCGGCGACAAGTATCCGATCCTGAATGTCGGGTGGTCGCTGAATTACGAGGTGTATTTTTATCTGATCTTCGCAGCAGCGCTTGCGATCAGCCGCCGTCTGGCGCCGCTGATCGTTGTCGGAGGCCTGGTGGCGTTGAACTATGCCGCGGCCATCGTCTGCACGGCGGCCGCCTGCCACTATCTGTCCTTCGACTATACAAAGTTCTTCATCGCCGGGATCGCGATCTTCTATGCACTGCAGGTTTTTGCTCCCGCTGCACCACAACGCTTCATTGTCTGGATCGGCGCCACGCTCGTCACACTCTGCTATGGGTCGCAATTCGTGGGGCCGCTATGGGCAAACAGCGTCACGCCGTCGGTTTATATGGCGCTCGCCGCAGCTGCGCCGGTCGTGATCGTGGCGAGTGCGCTGTTTGCTGAATATGCCGGCGGTGCCATAACCTGGCAGCCGCTGATTCTGATCGGCAATGCGTCCTACGCCATCTATCTCACGCATCCGATCGTTTTCGACGTCATGAAAACAGGTAATGAGCGATGGCTTCAGCTGCCGACGCCCGAAGCATCCACAATGATGATGCTGTGTTATGTCGCCATAGCCGGCGGCGCAGGCATCATCGTGCATCTCGCCATTGAAAACCCGCTGCTTCGCGTGATCAGGCGCAGGCGGCAGCCGGGCATCAAGACGCTCGCATCAGGCTGTGGGCTTGATGCCGTGGGTCGACAGCATCAAGCCGCATAG
- a CDS encoding amidohydrolase family protein, producing MFTRRGVLLSSIAGAVVLSNRFAVGKAAQPATPVNFQVPADACDCHTHIHGDPEKFPFFAGRVYTPELASPEEMAVLHKALGVKRVVIVTPSIYGTDNSATLFGMKARGNDARGVAVIDDKTSESELDAMKTAGIRGMRINLATSGVRDPAIGKQRLLGAIERMKMRGWHIQMFTNLPLVSAIKDVVASAPMPLVFDHFGGAEARLGLDQPGFADLLDLVKSGKAYVKISGAYRASTQGPDFPDVAPLAKALIAANPERIIWGTDWPHPDSVTPPGRKPTDVTPLYQIDDGRLLNQLAVWAPDAALRKTILVDNPARLYGF from the coding sequence ATGTTCACAAGACGCGGTGTTCTGCTCTCTTCAATCGCGGGAGCGGTGGTGCTCAGCAACAGATTTGCGGTTGGCAAGGCCGCGCAGCCGGCGACGCCGGTGAATTTCCAGGTGCCTGCAGACGCTTGCGACTGTCATACCCATATTCATGGCGATCCCGAAAAATTTCCGTTCTTTGCGGGCCGCGTCTACACGCCGGAACTGGCGTCGCCGGAGGAAATGGCGGTGCTGCACAAGGCACTCGGCGTCAAACGCGTGGTGATCGTCACGCCCAGCATCTACGGCACGGATAATTCGGCGACCCTGTTCGGCATGAAGGCGCGCGGCAACGATGCGCGCGGCGTTGCGGTCATCGATGACAAGACATCGGAGAGCGAGCTCGACGCCATGAAGACCGCCGGCATTCGCGGCATGCGGATCAATCTTGCGACCAGCGGCGTGCGCGATCCCGCCATCGGCAAGCAGCGTCTTCTGGGCGCGATCGAGCGCATGAAGATGCGTGGCTGGCACATCCAGATGTTCACCAATCTGCCATTGGTATCCGCGATCAAGGATGTCGTTGCCAGTGCGCCGATGCCGCTGGTATTCGATCATTTCGGCGGTGCGGAAGCCAGGCTCGGGCTGGATCAGCCAGGCTTTGCGGACCTGCTCGACCTCGTCAAATCCGGCAAGGCCTATGTGAAGATTTCCGGCGCCTATCGCGCTTCGACGCAAGGGCCGGATTTCCCCGACGTTGCACCTCTGGCGAAGGCGCTGATCGCAGCCAATCCGGAACGGATCATCTGGGGCACCGACTGGCCGCATCCGGATTCGGTGACACCGCCCGGCAGGAAGCCGACCGATGTCACGCCGCTCTATCAGATCGACGATGGCCGCCTGCTGAACCAGCTTGCGGTGTGGGCGCCCGACGCGGCACTTCGCAAGACAATCCTGGTCGACAATCCCGCGCGGCTCTACGGCTTCTGA
- a CDS encoding class I SAM-dependent methyltransferase — protein MIVPEPRPFAQSRCVWQRDIVRSRMLNLEQEPSDITPATPAPFCEPTQAPAVPMSNIGGCPMNPNQALWEKGDFTRIAETMRASGEALVASIGITRGSDVLDLGCGDGTTALPAARAGANVTGVDIARNLVEAGNRRAMAEGLTCRFQEGDASNLKDIKDGSFDFVISIFGAMFAPRPSDVAREMVRVTRPGGRIVMGNWIPNDPTLVAQILKISSSYSPPPPEGFVSPMTWGLEDNVVERFTSAGIPKPNISFARDSYEFNFAGPPAKFVDQFRAYYGPTMNAFDAAEKDGRADTLKGELVKLFESQNRSSDPSTTSVKATFLRVTVRKP, from the coding sequence GTGATTGTCCCGGAACCTCGCCCATTTGCTCAATCACGCTGTGTTTGGCAGCGAGACATCGTCCGATCGCGAATGCTGAACCTAGAACAGGAGCCGAGTGACATAACTCCGGCTACCCCGGCGCCGTTCTGCGAACCGACCCAGGCGCCGGCCGTTCCCATGTCGAACATTGGAGGATGTCCTATGAATCCCAACCAGGCTCTTTGGGAGAAAGGCGATTTCACCCGTATCGCGGAGACGATGCGCGCCAGCGGCGAGGCGCTCGTCGCGTCGATCGGGATCACCCGCGGAAGTGATGTGCTCGATCTTGGATGTGGGGACGGCACGACAGCGCTTCCAGCAGCAAGAGCCGGGGCAAACGTCACGGGTGTCGATATTGCACGCAATCTGGTGGAGGCCGGCAACAGGCGCGCGATGGCGGAAGGGCTTACGTGTCGTTTTCAGGAAGGCGACGCGTCAAATCTGAAAGATATCAAGGACGGCAGTTTCGATTTTGTCATCAGCATCTTCGGCGCGATGTTCGCGCCCAGGCCATCGGATGTTGCCAGGGAAATGGTTCGCGTCACGCGGCCAGGCGGCCGGATTGTGATGGGAAACTGGATCCCGAACGATCCCACTCTGGTGGCGCAGATCCTCAAGATCAGCTCGTCCTATTCGCCTCCTCCGCCGGAAGGGTTCGTAAGTCCCATGACCTGGGGTCTCGAGGACAATGTTGTCGAGCGCTTCACGTCGGCCGGCATTCCCAAGCCAAATATCTCATTCGCGCGTGACTCCTACGAATTCAACTTTGCTGGACCGCCGGCAAAGTTCGTCGATCAGTTCAGGGCCTATTACGGTCCGACCATGAATGCCTTCGATGCGGCTGAAAAAGACGGTCGCGCCGACACCTTGAAGGGCGAGCTTGTAAAGCTGTTCGAGAGTCAGAACAGAAGCTCTGACCCTTCGACAACATCGGTGAAGGCGACGTTCCTGCGCGTGACCGTTCGCAAACCGTGA
- a CDS encoding acetolactate synthase large subunit, which produces MNNEDREMKGSDLLVAALENEGVDRIFGVPGEENLDVVESLRKSSIELVVTRHEQPAAFMAATHGRLTGRPGVALSTLGPGALNLSTGAAYGLLGGMPMVLITGQKAIHASRQAHFQIVDVVASMKPLTKLSQQIVSASSIATVVRNAFRIAMEERPGPVHLELPEDVAAEKVSGVSVVPVHPTDLPAPSADAVRKVAELILSAEYPLLMFGAGASRPRLAPALSEFVRGVKIPFFNTQMGKGAVGGASDYYCGTAALSERDYVHRAIDCADLIITIGHDTIEKPPFIMGRGRHQVLHIGFTPATVEEVYYPQAELIGDIAKGLDMLAAELEGKLKQTTQWDGVRADILRHIGDRANEDRFPLTPQRIVHDVRQVMPPDGIVALDNGMYKIWFARNYRTDVANTLLLDNALATMGAGLPSGMMAALLNPTRRVLVVAGDGGFMMNSQELETAQRLKLNLVVLVIEDHAYGMIRWKQAVDGFADAGMTFGNPDFVAYAQSYGAQGHRVTEAGGLAPTLERAFAAGGLHLVMVPVDYSENVRVLVNELADMQR; this is translated from the coding sequence ATGAACAACGAGGACCGTGAAATGAAAGGCTCCGATCTGCTAGTGGCGGCTCTCGAAAACGAGGGCGTCGACCGCATCTTTGGCGTGCCTGGCGAGGAGAACCTGGACGTCGTCGAGAGCTTGCGCAAGTCTTCCATCGAACTGGTCGTCACTCGTCACGAGCAGCCCGCCGCCTTCATGGCTGCGACCCATGGGCGCCTCACAGGGAGGCCAGGTGTCGCGCTCAGCACTTTGGGACCCGGAGCCCTGAATCTCTCTACGGGGGCTGCCTATGGGCTCCTGGGCGGTATGCCGATGGTCCTGATCACTGGCCAGAAGGCGATCCACGCCAGCCGGCAGGCCCACTTCCAGATCGTGGATGTCGTCGCGAGCATGAAGCCGCTCACGAAACTGTCGCAGCAGATCGTAAGTGCGTCTTCCATCGCGACCGTCGTCCGGAACGCTTTCCGGATTGCGATGGAGGAGCGTCCCGGACCCGTGCACCTGGAGCTTCCGGAAGATGTCGCGGCGGAGAAGGTTTCCGGCGTTTCGGTCGTCCCGGTCCACCCCACCGATCTCCCGGCGCCTTCGGCGGACGCCGTCCGGAAGGTCGCCGAGCTCATCCTTTCGGCGGAATACCCGCTGCTCATGTTCGGTGCCGGTGCCAGCAGGCCCAGGCTCGCACCCGCGCTCTCCGAATTCGTCCGCGGGGTGAAGATCCCATTCTTCAACACGCAGATGGGGAAGGGTGCCGTCGGCGGGGCGTCCGACTACTATTGCGGCACGGCGGCGCTCAGCGAACGCGACTACGTCCATCGCGCGATCGATTGCGCCGACCTGATCATCACCATCGGCCACGACACCATCGAAAAGCCGCCATTTATTATGGGGCGTGGCCGCCATCAGGTGCTCCACATTGGCTTTACGCCGGCGACGGTCGAGGAGGTGTACTACCCGCAAGCAGAACTTATCGGCGATATCGCGAAAGGTCTCGACATGCTGGCGGCCGAGCTCGAAGGGAAGCTCAAGCAGACCACGCAGTGGGACGGCGTGCGCGCGGACATCCTGCGCCATATCGGCGACCGCGCTAACGAAGACCGCTTTCCACTGACGCCGCAGCGGATCGTCCACGACGTCCGCCAGGTCATGCCACCCGACGGCATCGTCGCGTTGGACAACGGGATGTACAAGATATGGTTCGCGCGCAACTACCGCACGGACGTCGCCAACACGCTGCTGCTCGACAATGCACTTGCAACGATGGGAGCGGGGCTTCCGTCGGGCATGATGGCGGCACTGCTAAATCCGACGCGCCGTGTGCTCGTTGTCGCCGGCGACGGCGGTTTTATGATGAATTCGCAGGAACTGGAGACCGCGCAGCGTCTGAAGCTAAATCTCGTCGTGCTCGTAATCGAGGATCACGCCTACGGGATGATCAGATGGAAGCAGGCCGTCGACGGTTTCGCCGACGCCGGGATGACTTTCGGCAATCCGGATTTCGTCGCCTACGCGCAGTCTTACGGTGCCCAGGGTCATCGCGTGACCGAGGCGGGCGGTCTGGCACCGACACTGGAGAGAGCCTTCGCGGCCGGTGGCCTCCACCTCGTGATGGTGCCGGTGGACTACAGCGAGAATGTTCGTGTTTTGGTGAACGAACTAGCGGACATGCAGCGATAG
- a CDS encoding host attachment family protein: protein MILPTDTIVAVADGEKLNLFRNVGTETEMSLVVAPGDDVEPVSGSGGQNSSSANPDQSRADEDGFASGIIEMLNAQVLTNKFSNLVIIAAPKTLGEMRKHYHKKLDEALVGEIAKDLTGHSIADIKKTILAA from the coding sequence ATGATCCTCCCAACGGATACCATCGTTGCTGTTGCCGACGGTGAAAAGCTGAATCTTTTCCGCAACGTCGGCACCGAAACCGAAATGAGCTTGGTCGTTGCTCCCGGTGACGATGTCGAGCCGGTCAGCGGCAGTGGTGGACAGAACAGCAGCTCGGCCAACCCCGATCAAAGTCGGGCGGATGAGGACGGTTTTGCGTCCGGGATCATCGAAATGCTGAATGCTCAGGTGCTAACGAATAAATTCAGCAATCTCGTGATCATCGCTGCGCCGAAGACGCTTGGTGAGATGCGCAAACATTACCACAAAAAGCTCGATGAGGCTCTGGTCGGCGAAATCGCCAAGGACCTGACCGGTCATTCGATAGCGGATATCAAGAAGACGATACTTGCTGCGTAG